In Panacibacter ginsenosidivorans, the following proteins share a genomic window:
- the lpxD gene encoding UDP-3-O-(3-hydroxymyristoyl)glucosamine N-acyltransferase, with the protein MQFTAAQIAMLINGQVEGNASATVDSFGKIEEAKSNQLAFLANPKYEEYLYSTKAAVIIVNETQELKEPVSAALIRVPDAYSAFATLLHKYQEIMRQQLSGIQEPSFIHKTAVLGENVFVAAFSYIGEKVQVGNNVKIYPGVFLGDNVKIGENSILLPGVKIYHDCVIGKNVTIHAGTVIGGDGFGFAPQPDGSYKKVPQIGNVVVEDFVEIGSNSCIDRATIGSTIIRSGAKLDNLLQIAHNVEVGNNTVIAAQAGISGSTKVGNNVQIGGQAGIVGHIQIADGTRINAQSGVSKSIKTPNSAVTGSPAFEYTSALRSQAVSRNLPDLEKRVLELEKLVQQLMQERVII; encoded by the coding sequence ATGCAATTTACCGCAGCTCAAATAGCCATGCTCATAAACGGGCAGGTAGAAGGTAATGCTTCTGCAACTGTTGATTCCTTTGGCAAAATTGAAGAAGCCAAATCCAATCAACTGGCCTTTCTGGCCAACCCCAAATATGAGGAATATCTATACTCCACAAAGGCTGCGGTTATTATAGTCAATGAAACACAAGAGCTAAAAGAACCGGTAAGTGCAGCGCTTATCCGCGTACCGGATGCTTATTCGGCTTTTGCAACCCTTCTGCATAAGTACCAGGAAATTATGCGCCAGCAACTCAGTGGCATACAGGAGCCAAGTTTTATTCATAAAACTGCAGTACTGGGTGAAAATGTTTTTGTGGCTGCATTTAGTTATATAGGAGAAAAAGTGCAGGTTGGCAATAATGTAAAAATATATCCGGGTGTTTTTTTGGGTGATAATGTGAAAATAGGTGAGAATTCAATCTTGCTCCCGGGCGTAAAAATTTATCATGATTGTGTTATTGGAAAAAATGTAACCATTCATGCAGGTACAGTTATCGGCGGCGATGGGTTTGGTTTTGCGCCACAACCGGATGGCAGCTATAAAAAAGTTCCGCAGATTGGCAATGTTGTGGTGGAAGATTTTGTAGAAATAGGTTCCAATTCCTGTATAGATCGTGCAACTATTGGGTCAACAATTATAAGATCCGGTGCCAAGCTCGATAATCTTTTGCAGATTGCCCATAATGTAGAAGTGGGCAATAATACAGTAATTGCTGCACAGGCAGGTATTAGTGGCAGCACCAAAGTGGGTAACAATGTGCAGATAGGCGGCCAGGCAGGCATTGTAGGCCACATTCAAATTGCAGATGGTACACGCATCAACGCTCAAAGCGGCGTAAGCAAATCAATAAAAACACCTAATTCAGCAGTAACCGGTTCCCCTGCTTTTGAATATACCAGCGCATTACGCAGCCAGGCAGTAAGCCGCAATCTTCCCGATCTTGAAAAAAGGGTATTGGAGCTCGAAAAACTGGTTCAGCAACTCATGCAGGAACGGGTAATAATTTAA
- a CDS encoding bifunctional UDP-3-O-[3-hydroxymyristoyl] N-acetylglucosamine deacetylase/3-hydroxyacyl-ACP dehydratase yields the protein MNATFNPDKQHTLSSKVTISGTGLHTGVLVDMTLIPANPGFGIQFQRVDLPNKPIIKADCDLVTDTSRGTTLQVGDAKVSTVEHILAALVGKGIDNVLAELNGPEIPIMDGSSEPFIELIEEAGVSEQEAAKSWYSLDENIYHYDEVKRVEMVALPSMEYQITTLIDFNSPVLGTQHAGLKSMREFKTEIAPCRTFCFLHELEMLLDNNLVKGGDINNAIVVVDKPVTEEEMKRLAKAFKREKIEIKSEGYLNNLELRFPNEPARHKLLDVVGDLALIGYPIKARIIANRPGHSTNVDFAKKIKQYIKKNKHVKDVPVYDASQPPVFDLQHIEKTLPHRYPFLLVDKIIELTDTKIVGVKNVTFNEQFFQGHFPGNPVMPGVLQIEALAQTGGILAINAMGDGKYDTYFLKIDNCKFKQKVVPGDTMLLKMELASPIRRGICEMKGTVYVGGKVATEADLVAQIVKSK from the coding sequence ATGAACGCAACATTTAATCCTGACAAGCAGCATACGCTGTCTTCCAAAGTAACGATCAGTGGTACGGGCTTACATACAGGTGTACTGGTAGATATGACACTTATCCCGGCCAATCCCGGTTTTGGCATACAGTTTCAGCGTGTGGATCTGCCGAATAAACCAATAATTAAAGCTGACTGTGATCTTGTAACAGATACAAGCAGGGGCACTACTTTACAGGTTGGAGATGCAAAAGTTAGCACTGTAGAGCATATACTTGCTGCATTGGTAGGTAAAGGCATCGACAATGTTTTGGCGGAACTGAATGGCCCGGAAATACCTATTATGGATGGAAGCTCCGAACCTTTTATTGAACTGATTGAGGAGGCTGGTGTTTCAGAACAGGAGGCTGCTAAAAGCTGGTATAGCCTTGATGAAAATATTTATCATTATGATGAAGTTAAAAGGGTTGAAATGGTTGCCTTACCTTCTATGGAATACCAGATAACCACTTTAATTGATTTTAACAGCCCGGTGCTTGGCACACAGCATGCAGGCCTGAAATCTATGCGGGAATTTAAAACAGAAATTGCTCCCTGCCGTACTTTCTGCTTTTTGCATGAACTGGAAATGCTGCTGGATAATAATCTTGTAAAAGGTGGCGACATAAACAACGCTATCGTGGTTGTTGACAAACCTGTTACAGAAGAGGAAATGAAACGATTGGCGAAGGCTTTCAAAAGAGAGAAAATTGAAATAAAAAGCGAAGGTTATTTGAACAACCTGGAACTGCGTTTTCCCAATGAACCGGCGCGCCATAAATTATTGGATGTGGTGGGAGATCTTGCATTAATTGGTTATCCTATTAAAGCCAGGATCATTGCAAACAGGCCGGGTCACAGTACCAACGTAGATTTTGCTAAAAAGATAAAGCAATACATCAAAAAGAATAAGCATGTAAAAGATGTGCCGGTGTATGATGCATCTCAGCCGCCGGTATTTGATCTGCAGCATATTGAAAAAACATTGCCACACCGTTACCCTTTTTTGCTGGTAGATAAGATCATCGAACTTACCGATACAAAAATTGTTGGGGTAAAAAATGTAACATTCAATGAGCAATTCTTCCAGGGCCATTTCCCCGGAAACCCGGTAATGCCAGGTGTACTTCAGATCGAAGCATTGGCACAAACTGGTGGCATTCTTGCTATTAACGCTATGGGAGATGGAAAATATGATACCTATTTTCTAAAAATAGATAATTGTAAATTCAAACAAAAAGTGGTGCCTGGGGATACCATGCTGCTTAAAATGGAGCTGGCTTCGCCTATACGCCGCGGTATCTGTGAAATGAAAGGAACTGTTTATGTAGGTGGCAAAGTAGCAACAGAAGCAGACCTGGTTGCACAAATTGTGAAAAGCAAGTAG
- the lpxA gene encoding acyl-ACP--UDP-N-acetylglucosamine O-acyltransferase — protein sequence MIHPHTYIHPNARLAQNVKIDPFTVIHQDVEIGEGTWIGSNVTIMEGVRIGKNCRIFPGAVLGAVPQDLKYDNEKTYVEIGDNTTIREFVTIHRGTTDRIKTKVGSNCLIMAYSHIAHDCIVGNNCILSNSAQIAGHVIVGDWAIIGGVCAVHQFVQIGQHAYVGGGSLVSKDVPPYIKAVRNPLSYGGVNSVGLKRRGFTLQQINQVLDIYRIIYNKGLNITQALEYIEEEFPATDERDEIVTFIRESGRGVIKRFTKGANDED from the coding sequence ATGATTCATCCGCATACATACATACATCCCAATGCCAGGCTGGCACAAAATGTAAAAATAGACCCCTTCACTGTTATTCATCAGGATGTTGAAATAGGAGAGGGTACCTGGATTGGCAGCAATGTAACCATTATGGAAGGTGTGCGCATTGGCAAAAATTGTCGCATTTTCCCAGGTGCTGTTTTGGGTGCTGTTCCACAGGACCTGAAATATGATAACGAAAAAACCTACGTCGAAATAGGTGACAACACTACGATCCGTGAATTTGTAACTATACACCGCGGTACAACAGATCGTATTAAAACAAAAGTGGGTAGCAACTGCCTTATCATGGCATACAGCCATATAGCGCATGACTGTATTGTGGGCAATAATTGTATCCTCAGCAACAGCGCACAGATAGCTGGCCACGTAATAGTGGGAGATTGGGCCATTATTGGCGGTGTTTGTGCGGTGCACCAGTTTGTGCAGATCGGGCAGCATGCCTACGTTGGTGGTGGCAGCCTGGTGAGTAAAGATGTGCCGCCTTATATAAAAGCTGTGAGAAATCCTTTAAGCTACGGTGGTGTAAACAGTGTAGGGCTTAAGCGTCGTGGTTTTACTTTACAGCAGATCAACCAGGTGCTTGATATTTACCGAATTATTTACAACAAAGGCCTTAACATTACACAGGCTCTTGAGTATATTGAAGAAGAATTCCCTGCAACAGATGAACGCGATGAAATTGTAACTTTTATACGCGAAAGTGGCAGAGGCGTTATAAAACGCTTTACCAAAGGTGCTAATGATGAAGATTAA
- a CDS encoding ABC transporter ATP-binding protein produces MQSSSNTNPVHTLSKTDAITVSLQNAGKRFNREWIFRHVDYTFQSGNAYAITGPNGSGKSTLLQCIAASIQVNEGAIEFNNAQKKLEPENIYKYISIAAPYLEVIEEMTATEFLLFHTSFKPLLSTITIPEILEIIGLQAAANKQIRFYSSGMKQRTKLAQAIFSDVPILLLDEPCTNFDTAGYELYHRLINEFCKHKLIVVSSNDINEYNFCSEVIAITDYKIKK; encoded by the coding sequence ATGCAATCTTCGTCAAATACAAATCCTGTTCATACACTTTCAAAGACGGATGCCATTACCGTTAGTTTGCAAAATGCGGGTAAAAGATTTAACCGCGAATGGATATTCCGCCATGTAGATTATACCTTTCAAAGCGGAAATGCTTATGCTATTACGGGACCAAACGGCAGCGGCAAAAGTACTTTGCTACAGTGCATTGCGGCATCAATACAAGTAAATGAAGGTGCTATAGAATTCAACAATGCACAAAAGAAGCTTGAACCGGAAAACATATACAAATATATTTCAATTGCTGCGCCCTATCTTGAAGTGATAGAAGAAATGACCGCAACCGAATTTTTGCTTTTTCATACATCATTTAAACCATTATTGTCAACTATCACTATCCCTGAAATATTGGAGATCATTGGGCTACAGGCTGCTGCCAATAAACAAATTCGTTTTTACAGCAGTGGAATGAAACAACGTACTAAACTGGCACAAGCCATTTTTTCGGATGTTCCCATTCTTTTGCTTGATGAACCCTGCACCAACTTTGATACTGCCGGTTATGAACTTTATCACAGGCTCATTAACGAATTCTGCAAACACAAACTGATCGTTGTAAGCAGCAACGATATCAACGAATATAATTTCTGCAGTGAAGTAATTGCGATCACTGATTATAAGATCAAAAAATAA
- the aspS gene encoding aspartate--tRNA ligase: MYRTHTCGELRVKDVNMTVTLAGWVQTVRKFGAITFVDLRDRYGITQLLFGEDLQAELDANPLGREFVIQVEGFIQERSNKNLNIPTGEIEIQVHKFAILNKSAVPPFTITDETDGGDDLRMKYRYLDLRRNAVKKNLELRYAVSRSTRNYLHEQGFMDIETPFLIKSTPEGARDFVVPSRMNPGQFYALPQSPQTFKQLLMVSGYDRYYQIVKCFRDEDLRADRQPEFTQIDCEMSFVEQEDILNMFEGLVKRIFKDVKNIDYHEKVERMTWEDAMWNYGNDKPDIRYGMKICNIKKPSSVYVNKTDNAALVTGADFKVFDDAETVLAIAVPGCSEYTRKQTDELTEWVKRPQIGMRGLVFIKCNADGTYKSSVDKFYSEERLKAIAEVTNASSGDLILILAGAEERTRKATSELRLEMGKRLGFRKDNEFKLLWVLDFPLFEYDEEGNRWVARHHPFTSPKPSDIQTMINNNPVIEDAAKYLEHPYANIKANAYDMVLNGNEIGGGSIRIYQRELQEKMFAALGMSEEEALHKFGFLLGAFEYGAPPHGGLAFGFDRLCAILGGSESIRDFIAFPKNNSGRDVMLDAPSTIDDKQFDELQIKLDLKA, from the coding sequence ATGTATCGCACACACACTTGTGGAGAACTTAGAGTAAAAGATGTAAACATGACGGTAACCCTTGCCGGATGGGTGCAAACCGTAAGAAAATTCGGCGCTATCACTTTCGTTGATCTGCGGGACCGTTATGGTATTACCCAATTATTATTTGGCGAAGACCTGCAGGCAGAACTGGATGCTAATCCGCTTGGCCGTGAATTTGTGATACAGGTTGAGGGCTTTATACAGGAACGAAGCAATAAGAACCTGAATATACCAACCGGTGAAATAGAGATACAGGTACACAAATTTGCGATACTCAATAAATCAGCTGTTCCGCCTTTTACTATAACGGATGAAACAGATGGCGGTGATGATCTTCGTATGAAGTATCGCTATCTTGATCTGCGCCGTAATGCCGTAAAGAAAAATCTTGAATTACGTTATGCTGTTAGCAGAAGCACAAGAAACTATTTACATGAGCAAGGCTTCATGGATATTGAAACACCTTTTCTTATAAAATCTACTCCTGAAGGTGCAAGAGATTTTGTGGTGCCATCCAGAATGAACCCGGGACAATTTTATGCTTTGCCACAAAGCCCGCAAACATTTAAACAACTATTGATGGTAAGTGGTTACGACCGCTATTACCAGATCGTGAAATGTTTCAGGGATGAGGATCTGCGTGCAGACCGTCAGCCGGAGTTTACGCAAATAGATTGTGAAATGTCGTTCGTTGAGCAGGAGGATATTCTGAACATGTTTGAAGGTTTGGTAAAAAGAATTTTCAAAGACGTAAAAAACATAGACTATCATGAAAAAGTAGAACGCATGACATGGGAAGATGCCATGTGGAATTACGGCAATGATAAACCTGATATTCGATATGGCATGAAGATCTGCAATATCAAAAAGCCTTCTTCTGTATATGTAAATAAAACTGACAATGCCGCTTTGGTAACCGGAGCAGACTTTAAAGTATTTGATGATGCGGAAACTGTTTTGGCAATTGCAGTGCCCGGCTGCAGTGAATATACACGCAAACAAACAGATGAGTTAACGGAATGGGTTAAGCGTCCGCAGATTGGTATGAGAGGTCTTGTATTTATTAAATGCAATGCAGACGGAACGTACAAAAGCAGTGTAGATAAATTTTATAGCGAAGAAAGATTAAAAGCCATTGCTGAAGTTACCAATGCTTCAAGTGGAGATTTAATATTGATTCTTGCAGGAGCAGAAGAGCGTACACGCAAAGCCACCAGCGAACTGCGTTTGGAAATGGGCAAACGTTTGGGGTTCCGTAAAGACAATGAATTTAAATTATTATGGGTACTTGATTTTCCGTTGTTTGAATATGATGAAGAAGGTAACAGGTGGGTAGCCCGTCATCATCCATTTACTTCTCCAAAACCATCCGATATACAAACGATGATCAATAACAATCCTGTTATTGAAGATGCTGCAAAGTACCTGGAACATCCATATGCCAATATCAAAGCGAATGCTTATGATATGGTATTAAATGGTAATGAAATTGGTGGGGGCTCTATTCGTATCTATCAAAGAGAACTGCAGGAAAAAATGTTTGCAGCACTCGGTATGAGTGAAGAAGAAGCATTGCATAAATTTGGTTTCTTGCTTGGGGCATTTGAGTATGGCGCACCACCGCATGGTGGTCTTGCATTTGGCTTTGATCGTTTATGTGCGATACTTGGCGGCAGTGAAAGCATTCGTGATTTTATTGCATTTCCAAAGAACAATTCGGGAAGAGATGTGATGCTTGATGCACCTTCTACTATTGATGATAAACAATTTGATGAATTGCAGATAAAGCTGGATTTAAAAGCATAA
- a CDS encoding RelA/SpoT family protein produces the protein MEQEQVRIAENILPKYTLNEEQERKEILRQYRALLRALREKLKRGDKELVRTAFKMAVEAHKTMRRKSGEPYILHPLAVARICVEEIGLGVRSTICSLLHDTVEDTDITLEDVEREFGSEIARIVDGLTKISSVIDASSSQQAENFKKILITLTDDPRVILIKLADRLHNMRTLDYMKREKQLKIASETVWVYAPLAHRMGLYNIKTELEDLSMKYLEPEAYKDIARRLSETKRERSRYINEFIKPLREKLVAAGLDFEIYGRPKSIHSIWNKIAKKGVSFDEVYDLFAIRVILNSAPEKEKEDCWKVYSMITDEYTPSPERLRDWLSNPKANGYEALHTTVMGPQGRWVEVQIRSKRMNEIAEKGLAAHYKYKEGSNDEDRFDKWFGQIREVISNQDTDSVDFLQDFKTSFLAEEIYVYTPKGDVKMLPIGSTALDFAFSIHSAVGSKCIGAKVNHKLVPISHKLRSGDQVEIITSNKQKPTEDWLNFVVTAKAKSKIKDALKEEKRKIADEGKYILQRKLEGMGAAYNQHNIDVLVDFYKVTSQLDLFYNISVKHTDLKELKEFHVLGDKLEAPKPIKPVVEHKHETETKTPASKKDSELIIFGESSDKIMYNLARCCNPIPGDDVFGFVTTGKGLTIHRTNCPNAAQMMANYGHRIVKTKWAKNKEISFLTGLKIIGIDDVGVINKITNVVSGDMRINISALTIESGEGIFHGTIKVFVHDKEELDELVKRLMQLNGIQSVTRFDTEEKAK, from the coding sequence ATGGAGCAAGAGCAGGTAAGGATTGCTGAGAATATTTTACCAAAATATACTTTAAATGAAGAGCAGGAACGCAAGGAAATACTGCGACAGTATCGTGCACTTTTGCGCGCCTTGCGGGAAAAATTGAAACGGGGCGATAAAGAATTGGTGCGTACAGCATTCAAAATGGCTGTTGAAGCGCACAAAACAATGCGGCGTAAAAGTGGAGAGCCATATATATTGCATCCATTGGCAGTTGCAAGAATATGTGTTGAAGAAATTGGCCTTGGTGTGCGCAGCACTATTTGTTCTCTGCTGCATGATACAGTGGAAGACACAGACATAACACTTGAAGATGTAGAGCGTGAATTCGGCAGTGAAATAGCCAGAATTGTTGACGGACTTACCAAAATATCTTCTGTAATAGATGCCAGCAGTAGTCAGCAGGCGGAGAATTTTAAAAAGATACTTATTACACTTACTGATGATCCCCGTGTAATACTCATAAAACTAGCCGACCGTTTGCATAACATGCGTACGCTTGATTACATGAAGCGGGAAAAGCAATTAAAGATAGCCAGTGAAACGGTTTGGGTTTATGCACCGCTTGCACACAGAATGGGTTTGTATAATATCAAGACGGAGCTGGAAGATCTTTCCATGAAATATCTGGAACCGGAAGCATATAAAGATATTGCACGCAGGCTCTCGGAAACAAAAAGAGAACGTTCAAGATATATTAATGAATTCATAAAGCCACTTCGGGAAAAATTAGTTGCTGCAGGTTTGGATTTTGAGATTTATGGCAGACCAAAAAGCATACACTCCATTTGGAACAAGATCGCAAAAAAAGGTGTAAGCTTCGATGAAGTATATGATCTCTTTGCCATTCGCGTTATTCTTAATTCTGCACCTGAAAAAGAAAAGGAGGATTGCTGGAAAGTGTATTCCATGATAACAGATGAGTACACCCCATCACCAGAACGTTTGCGCGACTGGCTTAGTAATCCCAAAGCAAATGGCTATGAAGCTTTGCACACAACAGTAATGGGCCCGCAGGGAAGATGGGTAGAAGTACAGATCCGCAGTAAACGCATGAATGAGATTGCGGAAAAAGGTTTGGCTGCACACTACAAATACAAAGAAGGCAGTAATGATGAAGACAGGTTTGATAAATGGTTTGGCCAGATACGCGAAGTGATAAGCAACCAGGATACAGACAGTGTTGACTTTCTGCAGGATTTTAAAACCAGTTTTCTTGCCGAAGAAATTTATGTGTACACTCCAAAAGGCGATGTAAAAATGTTGCCTATTGGTTCAACTGCATTAGACTTTGCGTTCTCTATCCACTCTGCAGTTGGCAGCAAATGTATTGGCGCAAAAGTTAATCATAAGCTGGTTCCTATCAGTCATAAATTAAGAAGCGGCGACCAGGTGGAGATCATTACCAGCAACAAACAAAAGCCAACAGAAGACTGGTTAAATTTTGTTGTAACTGCAAAAGCAAAAAGCAAAATAAAAGATGCGCTAAAAGAAGAGAAAAGAAAAATTGCAGATGAAGGCAAATACATTTTACAACGCAAGCTGGAAGGCATGGGCGCTGCTTACAATCAGCACAATATTGATGTGCTGGTAGATTTTTATAAAGTCACTTCGCAGCTTGATCTTTTTTATAATATCTCCGTTAAGCATACTGATCTTAAAGAACTGAAAGAGTTCCATGTATTGGGCGATAAACTGGAAGCGCCCAAACCAATTAAACCCGTTGTTGAACATAAGCATGAAACAGAAACTAAAACACCGGCTTCCAAAAAAGATTCTGAACTCATCATCTTTGGCGAAAGCAGCGACAAGATCATGTATAATCTTGCCAGGTGTTGCAACCCAATTCCAGGCGATGATGTGTTTGGTTTTGTAACAACCGGCAAAGGCCTAACCATTCACAGAACCAATTGTCCAAATGCTGCACAAATGATGGCCAACTATGGTCACCGTATCGTTAAAACAAAATGGGCAAAGAATAAAGAGATTTCATTCCTCACTGGTCTTAAGATCATTGGAATTGATGATGTGGGTGTAATCAATAAGATCACGAATGTTGTTAGTGGTGATATGCGCATCAACATTTCAGCACTTACCATCGAATCGGGTGAAGGAATTTTTCATGGCACTATAAAAGTGTTCGTGCACGATAAAGAAGAACTGGATGAGCTTGTAAAACGCCTAATGCAGCTCAATGGTATACAAAGTGTAACAAGGTTCGATACGGAAGAAAAAGCAAAATAA
- a CDS encoding antibiotic biosynthesis monooxygenase, translating to MIARIWHGYTVFENADSYEHLLREEIFEGIHSRQIEGFKSIQLLRRNLAEETEFITLMMFDSIESVKVFAGENYETAVVPDKARKLLKRFDATSQHYEVIV from the coding sequence ATGATAGCAAGAATATGGCACGGTTATACTGTATTTGAAAATGCAGATAGTTACGAGCATTTATTACGCGAAGAAATATTTGAAGGCATACATAGCAGACAGATCGAAGGATTTAAAAGCATACAGTTGCTTAGAAGAAATCTTGCAGAGGAGACAGAATTTATTACGTTGATGATGTTTGATTCCATCGAATCAGTTAAAGTATTTGCAGGAGAAAATTATGAGACAGCTGTTGTTCCTGATAAAGCTCGTAAGCTGTTAAAACGTTTTGATGCAACCTCGCAGCATTATGAAGTGATTGTTTAA
- a CDS encoding metallophosphoesterase family protein: MKKIGLISDTHSYLDEKVFEHFKAVDEIWHGGDFGNAAIADALKAFKPLRGVYGNIDGYGISSEFPEELIFMCEEVKVFMKHIGGYPGRYEPGVKNTIMKEKPQLFISGHSHILKIMYDDKLQCLHINPGAAGLQGWHKVKTLVRFVIDGNKIKNCEVIELGKRGSTI; encoded by the coding sequence ATGAAGAAGATTGGTTTAATTTCTGACACGCACAGCTATTTAGATGAGAAAGTGTTTGAACATTTTAAAGCTGTAGATGAGATATGGCATGGCGGTGATTTTGGTAATGCTGCAATTGCAGATGCTTTAAAGGCATTTAAACCATTGCGTGGTGTGTATGGTAATATTGATGGATATGGTATAAGTTCCGAATTTCCGGAAGAGCTGATCTTTATGTGTGAAGAGGTGAAAGTTTTTATGAAACATATTGGTGGTTACCCGGGAAGATATGAACCCGGAGTAAAGAACACAATTATGAAAGAGAAGCCGCAACTGTTTATCAGCGGGCACTCGCATATTTTGAAGATAATGTATGATGATAAATTGCAATGCCTGCATATTAATCCCGGTGCTGCTGGTTTACAGGGTTGGCATAAAGTAAAAACCTTGGTACGCTTTGTAATTGATGGAAATAAAATAAAGAATTGTGAAGTTATTGAATTGGGGAAAAGAGGAAGTACCATTTAA
- a CDS encoding DinB family protein, whose translation METSLRSRMQYQPDALQQLLFGVHDENAKQRPIPDKWSVAENIAHLGRYHEVFMERMLRATHEHDPLFERYVADNDEYFLEWCKLDYDALLNKFYATRKTLNDFLFGLSDEDLRKTARHPYYGQWTICGWCEFFLLHESHHYFTILKLLPQINAPE comes from the coding sequence ATGGAAACATCACTACGATCAAGAATGCAATACCAGCCTGATGCACTGCAGCAATTGTTATTTGGTGTGCATGATGAGAATGCAAAGCAAAGACCTATACCAGATAAATGGAGCGTTGCGGAAAACATTGCACATTTGGGCAGGTACCATGAAGTGTTTATGGAACGCATGTTGCGTGCAACACATGAACATGACCCGCTGTTTGAAAGATATGTTGCAGACAACGATGAATATTTTTTGGAATGGTGCAAACTGGATTATGACGCGTTGCTGAATAAATTTTATGCAACAAGAAAAACACTGAATGATTTTTTGTTTGGTTTATCTGATGAAGATTTGAGAAAAACTGCAAGGCACCCTTATTATGGTCAATGGACGATTTGTGGCTGGTGCGAATTCTTTTTGCTGCATGAGAGCCACCATTACTTTACGATATTGAAATTATTGCCACAGATAAATGCGCCTGAATAA
- a CDS encoding pyridoxamine 5'-phosphate oxidase family protein, with the protein MGILTEQIREFVNKQKLGFIATVCPDGTPNLSPKGTTIAWDNEHIVFADIHSPGTITNLLSNPAIEINVVDIFTRKGYRFKGIATVFSRGRFFDEVIAYYRVAGSKHVIKHIVSVNVHRVHEITSPAYDTGLSEEEVKQRWTTYWSETLQVPMK; encoded by the coding sequence ATGGGAATCTTAACCGAACAAATCAGGGAATTCGTCAACAAACAAAAGCTTGGCTTTATAGCAACTGTATGCCCCGATGGCACGCCAAACCTTTCACCAAAAGGAACAACCATTGCATGGGATAATGAACACATTGTATTTGCCGACATTCATTCTCCCGGAACAATTACCAACCTGCTAAGTAATCCCGCTATTGAAATAAATGTCGTTGATATTTTTACCAGGAAAGGCTACCGTTTCAAAGGCATTGCCACTGTGTTTTCAAGAGGACGATTCTTCGATGAAGTAATAGCATATTATAGAGTGGCAGGCTCGAAACATGTTATCAAACATATTGTATCAGTAAATGTGCATCGTGTACATGAAATTACTTCACCTGCTTATGATACAGGATTATCAGAAGAAGAAGTAAAACAAAGATGGACCACTTACTGGAGCGAAACCCTCCAGGTCCCCATGAAGTGA